In Cerasicoccus sp. TK19100, one DNA window encodes the following:
- a CDS encoding DUF4175 family protein, with the protein MNPAPDFFERLKLQRVTLLWLLLVVLAFSFLGAFSLIVLVANALNGIDPWQEASAFRLILVVSFISVTAYLVALAYAVLRRPGMVTLARLVEERHPELRESLSTAVEIQQKRGGPTNALEAALFQSVEERTKEINFRTATLPQRLHPLLVIGLVLGSFFLSSWARESAVMVKAQYYFADLRNGENTGLTIVPGSADAPSGSDLDITATINRWRLEAFIDTRADGEVETYPMAMAGERDFTFTAYALEDSFDYRVRTPSLESDWFTVTVYDPPEIDAVEINVTPPAYTGEEPLQFTQLLDLFAPEASAVKFALTTAPGIDTWLRVGEEEYPFDGEVMITAEETTEYQFRLRNAEGREAVTEGYLLEVKPDEPPTVAMIEPGSDIQALLDEIVPLEVYAADDYGISRVEIEISVSGLMRRPIQVFDAKEGPYPQEHNGLPNLEVSRLGVEFGDVITYFAKVWDNKEPEPQMARSEIYFIEAVEQIDNPDQEQPEGGGGGGGEREQDVDIRGIITELKRLIRLGYRADAEVGERRTLGSQELGASLAKVATESNNVLAQVGAVLGTVDEGKPYEMFLDAIYKMVEAEGLANANQPGEATVPMQESMSMLIRLEKYLQALFPPQQQGGGGGGQGQPSPGQGEGESEESEGESGMSISEMQEALEEMNQLADEQAAMNRRFDRAGQSMGESERSELEQMQEELGDKVNELAGEMSKLMQGSNVREALRGASGQMSQAAGAAGSGDGSRAGRAGSRARQGLIDAASLLDERIRSEATSAIAGLAQQAERLAQGQGAAAADSRGAQAGNIDDDRKDALKEQQREINDGWDKLRQEMEQLTGDLGKVFPEAAESLDNVARNMRDENIDRNLSRASNALLYGRYSRAAGSQDAAAEGMAEISEQLDQAAGTLPGLSPGELRQLLERVALARQQLAQQGESGEGQGEQSGDGESGQSEAAGQASDDGQSGEGQQPGQGQQPGQGESGQASAQGQGQGEGDARGEGQSGQGRSPFGGLGDSIADAGRALKDTNLEELGSKLNAAKGGEGGGGTTTATVLDATARTLQEYLRKEIGEQRMRFKQEGGPPPEKYRELVEEYFRDLAEEPSNP; encoded by the coding sequence TTGAACCCAGCACCTGATTTTTTTGAACGGCTAAAGCTGCAGCGCGTCACGCTCTTGTGGCTGTTGTTGGTCGTGTTGGCGTTCTCGTTTTTAGGCGCGTTCAGCCTGATCGTCCTCGTGGCCAATGCGCTCAACGGCATCGACCCGTGGCAGGAAGCGAGCGCGTTCCGGCTGATTCTGGTGGTGTCCTTTATCAGCGTCACGGCTTATCTGGTTGCCTTGGCTTACGCGGTGCTGCGCCGGCCGGGCATGGTGACGCTGGCCCGGCTGGTGGAGGAGCGCCACCCCGAGCTGCGCGAAAGCCTCTCGACCGCGGTGGAAATCCAGCAAAAGCGTGGCGGGCCGACCAACGCCCTCGAAGCAGCCCTGTTTCAATCCGTCGAAGAGCGGACGAAGGAGATTAATTTCCGCACCGCGACGCTGCCCCAGCGGCTGCATCCGCTGCTCGTGATCGGCCTGGTGCTGGGGTCGTTTTTCCTCTCCAGTTGGGCGCGTGAATCGGCGGTCATGGTCAAGGCGCAGTATTACTTCGCAGACCTCCGCAACGGTGAAAACACCGGCCTGACGATTGTGCCCGGCAGCGCCGATGCCCCCAGCGGCTCGGACCTCGACATCACCGCGACGATCAACCGTTGGCGGCTGGAGGCCTTTATCGACACCCGCGCCGATGGGGAGGTGGAGACTTACCCGATGGCCATGGCGGGCGAGCGCGACTTCACCTTTACCGCCTATGCGCTGGAGGACAGCTTCGACTACCGGGTGCGCACGCCATCGCTGGAGTCTGATTGGTTTACCGTCACGGTCTATGATCCGCCGGAAATTGATGCGGTGGAAATTAACGTGACCCCGCCTGCTTACACTGGCGAAGAGCCACTGCAGTTCACGCAGCTTCTCGACTTGTTTGCGCCCGAGGCCAGCGCGGTGAAGTTCGCGCTCACGACGGCACCAGGCATCGATACCTGGCTGCGCGTGGGTGAGGAGGAATACCCGTTTGACGGCGAGGTCATGATCACTGCCGAGGAGACGACGGAATACCAGTTCCGCCTGCGCAACGCCGAGGGCCGCGAAGCTGTCACCGAGGGCTACCTGCTGGAGGTGAAGCCCGACGAGCCGCCAACGGTGGCCATGATCGAGCCCGGCAGCGACATCCAGGCCTTGCTCGATGAGATCGTGCCGCTGGAGGTCTATGCGGCCGACGATTACGGTATCAGCCGCGTGGAAATTGAGATATCGGTGTCGGGCCTGATGCGCCGCCCGATCCAGGTCTTCGACGCGAAGGAAGGGCCGTATCCGCAGGAGCACAACGGGCTCCCGAACCTGGAAGTTTCCCGCCTGGGCGTGGAGTTTGGCGACGTCATTACCTACTTCGCCAAGGTCTGGGATAACAAGGAGCCGGAGCCGCAAATGGCGCGCTCGGAAATTTACTTCATCGAGGCCGTGGAGCAGATCGACAACCCCGACCAGGAGCAGCCCGAAGGTGGCGGCGGTGGCGGTGGTGAGCGCGAGCAGGATGTCGATATTCGCGGGATCATTACCGAGTTGAAGCGTCTGATCCGCCTGGGCTATCGCGCCGATGCCGAGGTGGGCGAACGCCGCACCCTTGGCAGCCAGGAGCTGGGCGCGAGCCTCGCCAAAGTCGCGACAGAGTCCAACAACGTTCTGGCGCAGGTAGGCGCGGTTCTGGGCACCGTCGATGAAGGCAAGCCTTACGAAATGTTCCTCGACGCGATTTACAAAATGGTTGAAGCCGAGGGGCTGGCTAACGCCAATCAGCCGGGCGAGGCGACCGTGCCGATGCAGGAATCCATGTCGATGCTGATCCGCTTGGAGAAGTATTTGCAGGCGCTCTTCCCGCCGCAGCAGCAGGGCGGTGGCGGCGGTGGCCAAGGCCAGCCGTCTCCCGGCCAGGGCGAGGGCGAAAGCGAGGAAAGCGAGGGCGAGAGCGGTATGTCGATTTCCGAGATGCAGGAGGCGCTCGAAGAAATGAATCAACTGGCCGACGAGCAGGCTGCAATGAACCGACGCTTTGACCGGGCCGGCCAATCCATGGGTGAAAGCGAGCGCAGCGAGCTGGAGCAAATGCAGGAAGAGCTCGGCGACAAGGTCAACGAGCTGGCGGGCGAAATGAGCAAGCTCATGCAGGGCTCCAATGTGCGCGAGGCCTTGCGCGGGGCCAGTGGGCAGATGTCGCAAGCCGCGGGTGCGGCAGGCAGTGGCGACGGCAGCCGGGCCGGGCGTGCGGGTTCGCGGGCGCGGCAAGGCCTGATCGACGCCGCGAGCTTGCTCGACGAGCGCATTCGCAGTGAGGCCACGTCGGCCATCGCGGGTTTGGCGCAGCAGGCTGAGCGTCTGGCGCAGGGGCAGGGTGCCGCCGCCGCGGACAGTCGTGGTGCGCAGGCCGGGAACATCGATGATGACCGCAAGGATGCTTTAAAAGAACAACAGCGCGAGATCAACGACGGCTGGGACAAACTGCGTCAGGAAATGGAGCAGCTAACTGGCGACTTGGGCAAAGTTTTCCCTGAGGCGGCCGAGTCCCTCGACAACGTGGCCCGCAACATGCGCGACGAGAATATCGACCGCAATCTCTCGCGCGCCAGCAACGCGCTGCTCTACGGGCGCTACAGCCGGGCGGCTGGTTCGCAGGATGCGGCGGCTGAGGGCATGGCAGAAATTTCTGAACAACTCGACCAGGCCGCGGGCACTCTGCCGGGTCTGTCTCCCGGTGAGCTGCGCCAGCTTCTGGAGCGAGTCGCTCTGGCCCGCCAGCAGCTTGCCCAACAGGGCGAAAGCGGCGAAGGCCAGGGTGAGCAATCTGGCGACGGTGAATCCGGTCAAAGTGAAGCTGCCGGCCAAGCCTCCGATGACGGGCAGTCTGGCGAAGGGCAACAACCCGGCCAAGGTCAACAGCCGGGGCAGGGCGAGTCGGGTCAAGCCAGCGCACAGGGGCAAGGCCAGGGCGAGGGCGATGCCCGGGGCGAAGGTCAGTCCGGTCAGGGGCGTTCGCCCTTTGGCGGATTGGGCGACTCCATCGCCGATGCCGGCCGCGCGCTCAAGGATACGAATCTCGAAGAACTCGGCTCCAAGCTAAATGCGGCCAAGGGCGGCGAAGGCGGCGGCGGCACCACGACGGCTACCGTGCTCGATGCGACCGCGCGCACCCTGCAGGAGTACTTACGCAAAGAAATCGGCGAGCAGCGCATGCGCTTCAAGCAGGAGGGCGGTCCGCCCCCCGAGAAATACCGCGAGCTCGTCGAAGAGTATTTCCGCGACCTCGCCGAAGAGCCGAGTAATCCGTAG
- a CDS encoding vWA domain-containing protein has translation MLAFGAPAFLWALAALAAPVIVHLINRERAVVLKFPSVRYIDQSRLPQEGRRRLRDWLLLLLRLMVYAMVILALANPRWIDTTDATAPVEPEAPVTMMVLDASASMSHRTTFNNLTEALDQYIDGQPVGTEIGLVVYDDQVRVALAPTTDRAAVKDAWRESSPSFDRAGKPSLGVAEAVRLLNDRAGEVLVFSDFQSSDWQQVGAPRLPEGSTLELVSVRPDPWQNVSIQWARGFPKRDGSLRIFARVRNDNAEPVPVRLSMALPAVEKEVTLKPNTAELIALDVPKADNPGGPQAAELQLAVITEESHPESNLYSADDTYHFWLGEPAATVVGALIPLDTEPGKMREASFISRALGVGDDSTSGQFDFVPVSGEDPNWMDQMDAIYLPGTGAYFDQPAWARMKEFVEQGGVLFITPGKNAPRMFRGMRESGISNTAYVGKPRRARNEASAYRIGELPADGALAKVFDEDAREDLYLTDIYEHWQVKAGAGAEVLLQSETGSPLLIRERLGKGAVVVSALEFDPAATDLPLRNSFVPVLWETLGESINTGDNDLSISVGESVPNDLLTGAAGGEFDTSQPGVILVDGQALEVNIAREESAAQGAILSDVRARLLGQRTGPQQATTTLDSAEPGAPLWPWLAVLALLACIFETALTARMENATEATA, from the coding sequence ATGCTAGCATTCGGCGCACCAGCCTTTCTTTGGGCGCTCGCGGCACTCGCGGCACCGGTGATCGTGCACCTGATTAACCGGGAGCGCGCGGTGGTGCTGAAGTTTCCGTCCGTCCGCTACATCGACCAATCGCGCCTGCCGCAGGAGGGCCGTCGCCGCTTGCGCGACTGGCTGCTGTTACTGCTGCGGCTGATGGTTTACGCGATGGTAATCCTGGCACTGGCCAATCCGCGCTGGATCGACACCACGGACGCCACGGCACCCGTTGAGCCGGAGGCACCGGTTACGATGATGGTGCTGGATGCATCCGCGAGCATGTCGCACCGGACGACGTTTAACAACCTGACCGAGGCGCTGGATCAATACATCGACGGCCAACCCGTGGGCACCGAAATTGGCCTCGTGGTTTACGACGACCAGGTCCGGGTGGCCTTGGCACCGACCACGGATCGCGCGGCGGTTAAGGATGCCTGGCGCGAGTCTTCGCCGAGTTTTGACCGCGCGGGTAAGCCCTCGCTGGGCGTGGCAGAGGCAGTGCGCCTGCTCAATGACCGGGCGGGCGAGGTGTTGGTCTTTTCTGATTTTCAATCGAGTGACTGGCAGCAGGTCGGCGCTCCGCGCTTGCCGGAGGGATCGACGCTGGAGCTGGTTTCCGTGCGGCCCGACCCCTGGCAAAATGTGAGCATTCAGTGGGCGCGCGGCTTCCCCAAGCGCGATGGTAGCCTGCGGATTTTTGCCCGCGTGCGTAACGACAACGCCGAGCCCGTGCCTGTGCGCCTGAGCATGGCGCTGCCCGCCGTGGAAAAGGAAGTCACGCTCAAGCCCAACACGGCTGAGCTAATCGCGCTCGATGTGCCGAAGGCTGACAACCCCGGCGGCCCGCAGGCGGCGGAGCTGCAACTGGCCGTCATCACCGAAGAATCGCACCCAGAGAGTAACCTGTATTCGGCGGACGACACCTATCATTTCTGGCTCGGCGAACCGGCGGCAACGGTCGTCGGTGCGTTGATCCCGCTCGACACCGAGCCCGGCAAAATGCGCGAAGCCAGCTTTATCTCGCGCGCGCTGGGGGTTGGTGATGATTCTACCTCTGGCCAGTTCGACTTCGTGCCAGTCAGCGGTGAGGACCCGAATTGGATGGACCAGATGGACGCGATTTACCTGCCGGGCACGGGCGCGTATTTCGACCAGCCCGCCTGGGCGCGGATGAAAGAATTTGTCGAGCAGGGCGGGGTGCTGTTCATCACGCCGGGCAAGAACGCGCCGCGCATGTTTCGCGGCATGCGCGAGTCGGGCATCAGCAACACGGCCTACGTTGGCAAGCCACGCCGCGCGCGCAACGAGGCCTCCGCCTACCGCATTGGTGAGCTGCCCGCCGACGGCGCGTTGGCCAAGGTGTTTGACGAAGACGCCCGCGAAGACCTTTACCTGACGGACATTTACGAGCACTGGCAGGTCAAGGCTGGCGCTGGCGCGGAGGTGCTTCTTCAATCCGAGACCGGTAGCCCGCTGCTCATTCGCGAGCGCCTGGGTAAGGGGGCAGTCGTCGTCAGTGCGCTGGAGTTTGACCCCGCGGCGACGGACCTGCCGCTGCGCAATTCCTTCGTGCCGGTGCTGTGGGAAACGCTCGGCGAGTCGATCAACACCGGCGACAACGACCTCTCCATTTCCGTCGGCGAAAGCGTGCCGAATGATTTACTTACTGGCGCAGCGGGCGGTGAATTCGATACCTCGCAGCCGGGCGTGATCCTCGTCGATGGCCAGGCGCTGGAGGTCAACATTGCGCGTGAGGAGTCCGCGGCGCAGGGGGCGATTTTGTCCGACGTGCGCGCCCGCCTGTTGGGCCAGCGCACCGGCCCGCAGCAGGCAACCACCACCTTGGATAGCGCCGAGCCGGGCGCGCCCTTATGGCCTTGGCTGGCGGTGCTGGCGCTGCTAGCCTGTATCTTTGAAACCGCGCTCACCGCGCGCATGGAAAACGCAACGGAGGCCACGGCTTGA
- a CDS encoding aspartate:alanine exchanger family transporter: MEEGVIHTLMSNPLIALFVIIGGGLLLGQVTIKGVNLGSSGVLFTALLAGHFQYGLPAAIGSVGLVLFVYCVGIGAGGRFFSAIAREGSQLALLALLIVIIGTALAYAMGKALGIPADLAAGIFAGSLTSTPALAAASESLSDAGESALVIGYGIAYPFGVAGVVIVIQVLPKLLKWDLTKAAAEAKDPREAEARVENVLVEVTNPNLEGKRISESGLSQFNACQASRVQRGEKLEPLSYDDTFHVGQKLMLVGLTKEIGIAVDYLGKRCDQSLLRDVENEKRELAVTSKAIAGKNLRDIAPLKNHGVVITRISRLGLTFVPNASTVIETHDMLTVVGRSESIREFSEFVGHRSTSIGETDLLSLSLGLALGIIVGLIPITLPGGSPLTLGLAGGPLITGLVLGHFGRVGRIVGHIPRPTRQLLQEFGLVLFLADAGVKGGGAMIATLQEYGVMLFLMGVVLTVAPIAIALPIATKFFKMNILQALGGICGGMTSTPALGAITAKTDSQAPVVSYATAYPIALIMMTVFAKILVSALS, encoded by the coding sequence ATGGAGGAAGGAGTCATTCACACTTTGATGAGCAATCCGCTGATCGCGCTTTTCGTGATTATCGGCGGTGGTTTGCTCTTGGGTCAAGTCACGATCAAGGGGGTTAACCTCGGCAGCTCCGGCGTGCTATTCACCGCGCTGCTGGCCGGGCATTTCCAGTATGGTCTGCCCGCGGCCATCGGCTCCGTGGGACTGGTCCTGTTCGTTTATTGCGTGGGCATTGGCGCAGGCGGCCGTTTCTTTTCTGCCATTGCGCGAGAGGGCAGCCAGCTGGCGTTACTCGCGCTGCTCATCGTGATCATCGGCACCGCCCTGGCCTATGCCATGGGCAAAGCACTGGGGATTCCAGCGGACCTCGCGGCGGGCATTTTTGCCGGATCGCTGACCAGCACTCCGGCCCTTGCCGCTGCCAGCGAAAGCCTGTCCGACGCCGGTGAGTCGGCACTCGTGATCGGCTACGGCATCGCCTACCCCTTTGGCGTGGCGGGCGTGGTGATCGTTATCCAGGTGCTGCCTAAGCTGCTGAAGTGGGACCTCACCAAGGCCGCCGCCGAGGCTAAAGACCCCCGCGAAGCCGAAGCACGCGTGGAAAACGTCCTCGTGGAAGTCACCAACCCGAATCTGGAGGGTAAGCGCATCTCGGAGTCCGGCCTCAGCCAGTTCAACGCCTGCCAGGCCTCCCGCGTCCAGCGCGGTGAGAAGCTGGAGCCGCTCAGCTACGATGACACCTTTCACGTTGGCCAAAAGCTCATGCTCGTCGGCCTGACTAAGGAGATCGGCATCGCCGTGGACTACCTTGGCAAGCGCTGCGACCAGTCCCTCCTGCGCGATGTGGAAAACGAAAAACGCGAGCTCGCCGTGACGAGCAAAGCAATCGCCGGTAAGAACCTCCGCGACATCGCCCCGTTGAAAAACCACGGCGTCGTCATCACCCGCATTTCCCGCCTGGGCCTCACTTTTGTGCCCAACGCCTCGACCGTCATCGAAACGCACGACATGCTGACCGTGGTTGGACGGTCGGAGTCGATTAGGGAATTTTCCGAATTCGTCGGGCACCGCAGCACCTCGATTGGCGAGACGGACCTGCTGTCACTCTCGCTGGGTCTGGCACTGGGCATCATCGTTGGTCTGATCCCGATCACCCTGCCCGGCGGCAGCCCGCTTACACTCGGCCTCGCTGGCGGCCCGCTGATCACTGGCCTCGTGCTGGGCCACTTTGGCCGTGTTGGCCGGATCGTTGGACACATTCCGCGCCCCACCCGGCAACTGTTGCAGGAGTTCGGCCTGGTGCTGTTCCTCGCCGATGCCGGCGTCAAGGGCGGCGGCGCGATGATCGCCACCTTGCAGGAATACGGCGTCATGCTGTTCCTGATGGGGGTCGTGCTCACCGTCGCACCGATCGCCATTGCCCTGCCAATCGCCACGAAGTTCTTCAAAATGAACATCTTGCAAGCACTCGGCGGCATTTGCGGCGGGATGACCTCCACCCCTGCCCTCGGTGCCATCACCGCCAAGACCGACTCCCAGGCACCCGTCGTCAGCTACGCAACGGCCTACCCCATTGCGCTGATCATGATGACCGTGTTTGCAAAAATCCTTGTCAGCGCGCTTTCCTAA
- a CDS encoding VOC family protein yields MNKHDQYLTISLTVNGAAEALDYYQKALDAEIIQKFALPNGMIMHATLKIGEALVYLSEEFPEWKAMSPKTIGGCPSLICLQVADPDAQHAKCVAAGAEIIDPVQDYMWGERGGVVCDPFGYRWAFTKHIEDVSNEEMARRVMELMGEEGC; encoded by the coding sequence ATGAATAAGCATGACCAATATCTCACCATCTCATTGACCGTAAACGGAGCCGCCGAAGCCCTCGACTACTACCAGAAAGCCTTGGACGCGGAGATCATTCAAAAGTTCGCCCTGCCCAACGGCATGATCATGCACGCCACACTGAAAATCGGCGAGGCGCTCGTTTATCTGTCCGAAGAATTTCCCGAATGGAAGGCCATGAGCCCGAAGACCATCGGCGGCTGCCCAAGCCTGATTTGCCTGCAGGTGGCAGACCCCGACGCCCAGCACGCTAAGTGCGTGGCAGCCGGTGCCGAAATCATCGATCCCGTGCAGGACTACATGTGGGGCGAGCGCGGCGGCGTGGTCTGCGATCCCTTTGGCTATCGCTGGGCATTCACCAAGCACATCGAGGATGTCAGCAACGAAGAAATGGCCCGCCGCGTCATGGAGCTCATGGGCGAAGAAGGGTGCTAG
- a CDS encoding DUF748 domain-containing protein: protein MATEKTKLWAKRFGVTAVILFVLYVLGGFWGVPLMLRYYALPKLNEEVAGTGEVEAFYSNPFTWELTIKGFKGFTPDGSEALSFAEFRVNVQPTSIFNEEKAIKEIYIDQPFLNLVINEDGKVNIISTLERIQKEAEKQTEESDEPFVIPQIYIGNLQVVNAGFRTQIDSFGRPFVREVQNLSFQIKDMHTNAAHDNAYSFAMETKQGEKFQVNGDLRLDPLSSWGQVSMEQLDLKDFDVFAGDAVGFDLTGGMLDVTINYSFLPMAKDMRMEVFGGHILLTGMSMVARDNPEAEPFERIDRMEITGARLDLLNSNVGCDTFAIDGGLLRVIREKDGVLNLIRYISPPEKHAEIAAKTEREAKAEGTQREIRLGVVSANLDMGVALTSAWQQIQDLVELNWDLEADQVDLSGLSLIWRDEYLNEPAELRWTDITMSATNLTNGDKAFPFQLGLVMNDTGKIALDGQFTATPASTKFEVTAETIPLQVISPYVTNVVAVDLVSGDLSATGKTDIALPDDGLPILSAEVNAQLANLRIDWKDPASKLIAWQNLDLQGVTLTTDPMALVADQVTVTAPYLSAERLADGSIRLPLPEQSHEPAPAETTPASDEAPTVDYKEASVQLTELVIENGEVSISDAAISPAMKFSANQINLRAGPLSYPNIEPTKFDLALNLSNGPSGGVKLAGALDPLQPFEATEMRVNTTAVTLSPFAAYAVPIIGRPPTDGKLTANLGYSITTGEIAGDNKMQIQNMRFGKRAPDTDAPNLPLDLGVAILEDSKGVMHIDVPVKGNINDPKFSLDTMISYAIGNVLEKLVTAPFAALGSLLPGGEEVGNAIAFEPGQSTIAPDNMEVITGLVTILHDRPNLQLTLTPSIDPATDGEALIDAQFQTMLQAKMQESGDDDEDATEALYDALPKTETTPAASDLSLAQQQQAIKDTLQVSTEEMTALAQARADAVLTALTQNGLTADRAKIVESDGAPYAQDGAKVELGLDADIGNG from the coding sequence ATGGCTACTGAAAAGACCAAGCTATGGGCGAAGCGCTTCGGCGTCACCGCAGTTATCCTCTTTGTCTTGTATGTGTTGGGCGGTTTTTGGGGCGTGCCGCTGATGCTTCGTTACTACGCGCTGCCCAAGCTCAACGAGGAAGTCGCTGGCACCGGCGAAGTGGAGGCATTTTACAGCAACCCCTTCACCTGGGAGCTAACCATTAAAGGCTTCAAGGGCTTCACTCCGGACGGCTCCGAGGCGCTGAGCTTTGCCGAGTTCCGCGTTAACGTGCAGCCCACCTCGATCTTCAACGAGGAAAAGGCGATCAAGGAAATTTACATCGACCAGCCATTTCTCAACCTGGTCATCAACGAAGACGGCAAGGTAAACATCATTTCCACGCTGGAGCGCATTCAAAAAGAAGCCGAAAAACAGACCGAGGAATCCGACGAGCCCTTCGTCATCCCGCAGATCTACATCGGTAATCTCCAGGTCGTTAATGCGGGCTTCCGCACGCAGATCGACTCCTTTGGCCGACCCTTCGTCCGCGAGGTGCAGAACCTGTCATTTCAAATTAAGGACATGCACACCAACGCGGCCCACGACAACGCCTACAGCTTTGCGATGGAGACCAAGCAGGGCGAAAAATTTCAGGTCAATGGCGATCTCCGGCTTGATCCGCTCAGCTCGTGGGGCCAAGTCAGCATGGAGCAGCTCGACCTCAAGGACTTCGATGTTTTTGCGGGCGACGCCGTGGGCTTCGACCTGACCGGCGGCATGCTGGATGTCACCATCAATTACAGCTTCCTGCCCATGGCGAAAGACATGCGCATGGAAGTCTTCGGCGGCCACATCTTGCTGACCGGCATGAGCATGGTCGCGCGCGACAACCCCGAAGCTGAGCCCTTCGAGCGCATCGACCGCATGGAAATAACCGGTGCGCGCCTGGACCTGCTTAACAGCAATGTCGGCTGCGACACCTTTGCCATCGACGGCGGCCTGCTACGCGTCATCCGCGAAAAGGACGGCGTGCTCAACCTCATCCGCTACATCTCCCCGCCGGAGAAACACGCCGAGATCGCCGCCAAAACCGAACGCGAAGCCAAGGCCGAAGGAACCCAGCGGGAAATCCGCTTGGGCGTTGTCTCGGCCAACCTCGATATGGGCGTCGCGCTGACCTCCGCCTGGCAGCAAATTCAGGACCTGGTGGAGCTCAATTGGGACCTCGAAGCCGACCAGGTGGACCTCTCCGGCCTGTCCCTCATCTGGCGCGATGAATACCTCAACGAGCCCGCCGAACTCCGCTGGACCGACATCACCATGAGCGCCACCAACCTCACCAATGGTGATAAAGCCTTCCCGTTCCAGCTTGGCCTCGTCATGAACGACACGGGCAAAATCGCGCTCGATGGGCAGTTCACCGCCACCCCGGCCTCCACGAAATTTGAAGTCACCGCCGAGACTATCCCGCTCCAGGTCATCTCGCCCTACGTCACCAATGTCGTCGCGGTCGACCTTGTCAGCGGCGACCTCAGCGCCACGGGCAAAACCGATATCGCCCTGCCTGACGACGGCCTGCCGATTCTTTCCGCCGAGGTAAACGCCCAGCTCGCCAATCTCCGGATCGACTGGAAAGATCCGGCCAGCAAGCTCATTGCCTGGCAAAACCTCGACCTCCAGGGCGTCACGCTGACCACCGATCCGATGGCGCTCGTCGCCGACCAGGTGACCGTCACCGCGCCCTACCTCTCCGCCGAACGCCTCGCCGATGGTAGCATTCGCCTCCCACTGCCTGAGCAGTCCCATGAGCCCGCCCCCGCGGAAACGACCCCAGCCAGCGATGAGGCCCCCACGGTCGATTACAAGGAAGCCAGCGTGCAACTTACCGAGCTGGTCATCGAGAATGGCGAAGTGTCCATTTCCGACGCCGCCATCAGCCCGGCCATGAAATTTTCCGCAAACCAGATCAACCTGCGCGCGGGTCCGCTGTCCTATCCCAACATCGAGCCGACCAAATTCGACCTCGCGCTCAACCTCAGCAACGGCCCGTCCGGCGGCGTGAAGCTCGCGGGCGCGCTCGACCCGCTCCAGCCATTCGAGGCCACCGAAATGCGCGTGAACACGACCGCCGTCACGCTGTCGCCCTTCGCCGCCTACGCCGTGCCGATCATTGGCCGCCCCCCCACCGATGGCAAGCTGACCGCCAACCTCGGCTACTCGATCACTACGGGCGAAATCGCTGGCGACAATAAAATGCAGATCCAAAACATGCGCTTCGGCAAGCGCGCGCCAGACACCGATGCGCCCAACCTTCCGCTCGATCTCGGCGTGGCCATCCTCGAAGACAGCAAAGGCGTCATGCACATCGACGTGCCCGTCAAAGGCAACATCAACGACCCGAAATTTTCGCTCGATACAATGATCAGCTACGCCATCGGCAACGTGCTCGAAAAACTCGTCACCGCGCCCTTCGCCGCCCTCGGTTCCCTGCTCCCGGGCGGTGAGGAAGTCGGTAACGCCATCGCCTTCGAGCCTGGCCAATCCACCATCGCCCCGGACAATATGGAGGTCATTACCGGCCTCGTGACCATCCTGCACGACCGCCCGAATCTCCAGCTCACGCTCACGCCTTCCATCGATCCGGCAACCGACGGCGAGGCCCTCATCGACGCGCAATTCCAAACCATGCTCCAGGCCAAGATGCAGGAGTCCGGCGACGACGACGAAGACGCCACGGAAGCGCTTTACGACGCCTTGCCCAAAACCGAAACCACCCCCGCAGCCAGCGATTTATCTCTCGCTCAGCAGCAACAGGCCATCAAGGACACGCTTCAAGTTTCCACCGAAGAAATGACCGCCCTCGCCCAAGCCCGCGCAGACGCCGTCCTGACCGCCCTCACGCAAAATGGCCTCACCGCCGACCGTGCCAAAATCGTCGAGTCCGACGGTGCCCCCTACGCCCAAGACGGTGCCAAAGTCGAGCTCGGCCTCGATGCAGACATCGGCAACGGCTAA